The following proteins come from a genomic window of Oceanimonas doudoroffii:
- a CDS encoding inactive transglutaminase family protein, with product MYSRKPFYLIVAALFLVGLALMLHRHFVYEVPWLPGEKRQIWSVEAKVEFEADGRPVKASLAIPGSQPGFTLMNESAASPGYGLSFVQAEDGGSRAEWSIRSASGHQELYYKVDMMLDPFAKGPLGNMPPQVTTVEVAEPYATAMDQVLTLAEARSSDGITFTRELLKELGSGGQNAELLAQYKTSGPLLVDMLHRAGVSARLLKGLQLEDGRRRQRLVDVVQVFDGERYDIFNPATGEQGRQESLLLWEYHSAPVLDLVGASNSRVSFSMLEQEQPVNVALAKKFDQPDWINVSLYNLPLEEQALFKGILLIPIGVLAVVFLRIIVGVKTSGTFMPVLIAMAFIQTSLLTGLVGFLLIVGTGLVLRSYLSHLNLLLVARISAVIIMVIGMIGFFSIVAYQLGLTEGMKITFFPMIILAWTIERMSVLWEEEGPKEVLKQGGGSLVVAVMAFLAMNNEFIRHLTFNFLGLQLIVMAAVLVLGNYTGYRLTELKRFKPLVDELKHD from the coding sequence ATGTACTCACGCAAACCCTTTTATCTGATCGTGGCGGCCCTGTTTCTGGTAGGGCTGGCACTGATGCTGCACCGCCATTTCGTGTATGAAGTGCCCTGGCTGCCCGGCGAAAAACGCCAGATCTGGTCGGTGGAAGCCAAGGTGGAATTTGAGGCCGACGGCCGGCCGGTCAAGGCGTCCTTGGCCATTCCCGGCAGTCAGCCCGGCTTTACCCTGATGAACGAGTCTGCCGCGTCACCGGGTTATGGCCTGTCCTTTGTACAAGCCGAAGACGGTGGCAGCCGGGCCGAATGGTCCATTCGCTCCGCCTCCGGTCACCAGGAGCTGTATTACAAGGTCGACATGATGCTCGACCCCTTTGCCAAGGGCCCCCTTGGCAATATGCCGCCCCAGGTCACCACGGTGGAAGTGGCCGAGCCTTACGCCACCGCCATGGATCAGGTGCTGACCCTGGCGGAAGCGCGCTCGTCCGACGGCATTACCTTCACGCGGGAGTTGCTCAAGGAGCTGGGCAGCGGCGGCCAGAACGCCGAGCTGCTGGCCCAGTACAAGACTTCGGGCCCGCTGCTGGTCGACATGCTGCACCGCGCCGGCGTGTCGGCCCGGTTGCTGAAGGGACTGCAGCTGGAAGACGGCCGTCGTCGCCAGCGGCTGGTGGACGTGGTGCAGGTGTTTGACGGCGAACGCTACGACATCTTCAACCCGGCCACCGGTGAGCAGGGCCGGCAGGAAAGCCTGCTGCTGTGGGAATACCACTCGGCCCCGGTGCTGGATCTGGTGGGTGCCAGCAATTCCCGGGTCAGCTTCTCCATGCTGGAGCAGGAGCAGCCGGTGAACGTGGCCCTGGCCAAGAAGTTTGATCAGCCCGACTGGATCAACGTGTCGCTCTATAACCTGCCGCTGGAAGAGCAGGCCCTGTTCAAGGGCATATTGCTGATCCCCATCGGCGTGCTGGCGGTGGTGTTCCTGCGCATTATTGTCGGGGTAAAAACCTCGGGCACCTTTATGCCGGTGCTGATCGCTATGGCCTTTATTCAGACCAGCCTGCTGACCGGCCTGGTCGGCTTTCTGCTGATCGTGGGCACCGGACTGGTACTGCGCTCCTACCTCTCGCACCTTAACCTACTGCTGGTGGCGCGAATATCGGCGGTGATCATCATGGTCATCGGCATGATTGGCTTTTTCAGTATCGTCGCCTATCAGCTGGGCCTGACCGAGGGCATGAAGATCACCTTCTTCCCGATGATCATTCTGGCCTGGACCATAGAGCGCATGTCGGTGCTGTGGGAAGAAGAAGGTCCCAAGGAAGTGCTCAAGCAGGGCGGCGGCTCCCTGGTGGTGGCGGTCATGGCCTTCCTGGCCATGAACAACGAGTTTATTCGCCACCTCACCTTCAACTTCCTCGGCCTGCAGCTGATCGTGATGGCGGCGGTGCTGGTGCTGGGTAACTACACCGGTTATCGCCTGACCGAACTCAAGCGCTTCAAGCCCCTGGTAGACGAGCTGAAACATGATTAA
- a CDS encoding ATP-dependent zinc protease family protein translates to MNKAALSLLMPLLLSACASQTTTDEPPPPPVSEPELSAALADQEARLVMAMEQQGSRLNTSYHAFMKALQQDIRNLKKQLVAVPPPTPGAAPSMPPPPPEIPDNETRDGKLIVGETEDVWLDAVNDAFPARIDTGATTSSLSAQDITEFERDGKPWVSFNMTHEGVEEKLPVEAPLVRYVRIRQASAEETERRPVVELTLRLGRLSEKTEFTLTDRSQMTYPVLLGREFLKDIAVVDIARRNVQGKPKRPNPSSE, encoded by the coding sequence ATGAATAAAGCGGCCCTGTCACTGCTGATGCCCCTGTTGCTGAGCGCCTGCGCCAGCCAGACCACCACCGACGAGCCACCGCCCCCGCCGGTATCCGAGCCCGAGCTGTCGGCGGCGCTGGCCGACCAGGAGGCCCGGTTGGTCATGGCCATGGAACAACAGGGCTCGCGCCTCAATACCAGCTATCACGCCTTTATGAAGGCCCTGCAGCAGGACATTCGCAACTTGAAGAAACAACTGGTGGCGGTGCCGCCTCCCACACCGGGTGCGGCCCCCAGCATGCCGCCGCCGCCCCCCGAGATTCCCGACAACGAAACCCGGGACGGCAAGCTTATCGTGGGCGAAACCGAAGACGTCTGGCTGGATGCGGTCAACGATGCCTTTCCCGCCCGCATTGATACCGGCGCCACCACCTCGTCCCTCAGCGCCCAGGACATCACCGAGTTTGAGCGCGACGGCAAACCCTGGGTGAGCTTTAACATGACCCACGAAGGCGTGGAGGAGAAGCTGCCGGTGGAAGCGCCCCTGGTGCGCTACGTGCGCATTCGTCAGGCGTCGGCCGAGGAAACCGAACGCCGACCCGTGGTGGAGCTGACCCTGCGGCTGGGCCGGCTGTCGGAAAAAACCGAATTTACCCTGACCGACCGTTCCCAGATGACCTATCCGGTGCTGTTGGGCCGGGAGTTTCTTAAAGACATCGCCGTGGTCGATATTGCCCGCCGTAACGTGCAGGGCAAGCCCAAGCGTCCCAACCCCTCCAGCGAGTAA
- the cmoB gene encoding tRNA 5-methoxyuridine(34)/uridine 5-oxyacetic acid(34) synthase CmoB, whose amino-acid sequence MIDFSDFYQQIAKTRLSHWLHCLPAQLHDWQKQHLHGDLARWSRALRKLPAIHTQRIELKDRVAIGQSGEVSAGEQKKIESLLGQFHPWRKGPFEVHGIHIDTEWRSDWKWDRLKPHISPLNNRYVLDVGCGSGYHLWRMAGEGAEMAVGIDPSQLFLCQFEAIRHFANGYKGIQVLPLGIEELPELRAFDTVFSMGVLYHRRSPIDHLLQLKEQLRDGGELVLETLVIDGDEHSVLVPGERYGKMRNVWFIPSAAALVGWLAKCGFENIRVVDESPTTLNEQRRTDWMRNESLADFLDPNDPGKTIEGYPAPKRAIIIANKPVDSQHGTKREKDE is encoded by the coding sequence ATGATCGACTTCAGCGACTTCTACCAGCAAATCGCCAAGACCCGGCTCAGCCATTGGCTGCACTGCCTGCCGGCCCAGCTGCACGACTGGCAAAAACAGCACCTGCACGGTGATCTGGCGCGCTGGAGCCGGGCCCTGCGCAAGCTGCCGGCCATTCATACCCAGCGTATCGAGCTCAAGGACCGGGTCGCCATTGGCCAGTCGGGCGAGGTGTCGGCCGGAGAGCAGAAAAAAATTGAAAGCCTGCTGGGCCAGTTTCATCCCTGGCGCAAGGGCCCCTTTGAGGTGCACGGCATTCATATCGACACCGAATGGCGCTCCGACTGGAAGTGGGACAGGCTCAAGCCCCATATCAGCCCGCTCAACAACCGCTATGTGCTGGATGTGGGCTGCGGCAGCGGCTACCACCTGTGGCGCATGGCCGGCGAGGGTGCCGAAATGGCGGTGGGCATAGATCCGTCCCAGCTGTTTCTGTGTCAGTTCGAGGCCATCCGGCACTTCGCCAATGGTTATAAAGGGATTCAGGTATTACCCTTAGGCATAGAAGAGCTGCCCGAGCTGCGGGCCTTTGACACCGTGTTCTCCATGGGCGTGCTCTATCACAGACGCTCCCCCATCGATCACCTGCTGCAGCTCAAGGAGCAGCTGCGCGACGGTGGCGAGCTGGTGCTGGAGACCCTGGTGATCGACGGCGACGAGCACAGCGTGCTGGTTCCCGGTGAGCGCTACGGCAAAATGCGCAACGTCTGGTTTATTCCAAGCGCTGCGGCCCTGGTGGGGTGGCTCGCCAAATGCGGCTTTGAAAACATTCGCGTGGTGGACGAAAGCCCGACCACCCTGAACGAACAACGGCGCACCGACTGGATGCGCAACGAATCGCTGGCGGACTTTCTCGACCCGAACGACCCCGGCAAAACCATTGAAGGCTATCCGGCTCCCAAGCGCGCCATCATCATCGCCAACAAGCCGGTGGATTCCCAACACGGAACAAAGAGAGAAAAGGATGAATAA
- the cmoA gene encoding carboxy-S-adenosyl-L-methionine synthase CmoA has product MQEKDHIFAAPIDRLGDFCFDHKVADVFPDMIKRSVPGYSNIISAIGMMTARFAQPHTQLYDLGCSLGAATQEMRRNLNQPGCRIVAVDNSAAMVERARNHLAAFRSDVEVELLEADICDLTIENASVVVLNFTLQFIDPALREVLLGNIYAGLKPGGVLILSEKFVSADDTVNELLIDLHHDFKRANGYSELEISQKRTALENVLRPDSPEQHKARLKRLGFAHVDMWFQCFNFGSMVAVK; this is encoded by the coding sequence ATGCAAGAAAAAGATCATATCTTCGCCGCCCCCATCGACCGGCTGGGCGACTTCTGTTTCGACCACAAAGTGGCCGACGTCTTTCCGGACATGATCAAGCGATCCGTGCCCGGTTACTCCAACATCATTTCCGCCATCGGCATGATGACGGCCCGCTTTGCCCAGCCTCATACTCAACTCTATGATTTGGGCTGCTCCCTCGGCGCCGCCACCCAGGAAATGCGCCGCAACCTGAACCAGCCCGGCTGCCGCATTGTGGCGGTCGACAACTCGGCGGCCATGGTGGAGCGGGCACGCAATCACCTGGCCGCCTTTCGTTCCGACGTCGAGGTGGAGCTGCTGGAAGCGGACATCTGCGACCTCACCATTGAAAACGCCTCCGTGGTGGTGCTCAACTTCACCCTGCAGTTTATCGATCCTGCACTGCGTGAGGTCCTGCTTGGCAACATATACGCCGGCCTGAAGCCCGGCGGCGTGCTGATCCTGAGCGAAAAATTCGTCAGTGCCGACGACACCGTCAACGAGCTGCTGATCGATCTGCACCACGACTTCAAGCGGGCCAACGGCTACAGCGAGCTGGAAATCAGCCAAAAGCGTACGGCCCTTGAAAACGTGCTGCGCCCCGACTCCCCCGAGCAGCACAAGGCACGACTCAAACGACTTGGTTTTGCCCATGTCGACATGTGGTTCCAGTGCTTTAACTTCGGCTCCATGGTGGCGGTCAAATGA
- a CDS encoding DUF72 domain-containing protein, which translates to MPLYLGLSQWSHAGWPGNLLSRGLKTTEHLSDYARVFNTVEGNTSFYGVPDTQSLTRWEAMTGDDFRFTFKFPSTVSHQGRLADNIATAQAFLDQLTPLHHKLGMLMLQLPAATGPEQLDGLAQLLDALPNTVEMGVEVRHPAFFAKGEAERRLNRLLLEQGANRIIMDSRPVFAVAPTTPALADAQQKKPRVPVHIISTGQSPMVRFIGNPNLSANTPFWQPWLPRLRGWLNEGKSVYLFVHTADNVEAPVLAATIAEALDCPLPAFPGQEPEPQGSLF; encoded by the coding sequence ATGCCGTTATATCTGGGCCTGAGCCAGTGGTCCCATGCCGGCTGGCCGGGCAACCTGTTGAGCCGGGGACTGAAAACCACCGAGCATCTGTCAGACTACGCCCGTGTGTTCAATACCGTGGAAGGCAACACCAGCTTTTACGGCGTGCCCGATACCCAGAGCCTGACGCGCTGGGAGGCCATGACCGGCGACGACTTTCGCTTTACCTTCAAGTTTCCGTCCACCGTCAGCCACCAGGGCCGCCTGGCCGACAACATTGCCACGGCGCAGGCCTTTCTCGACCAGCTCACGCCCCTGCATCACAAGCTGGGCATGCTGATGCTGCAGCTGCCCGCCGCCACGGGACCGGAACAGCTCGACGGCCTGGCACAACTGCTTGACGCCCTGCCGAACACCGTTGAAATGGGGGTGGAAGTGCGCCACCCGGCGTTTTTTGCCAAGGGGGAAGCCGAACGCCGACTTAACCGGCTGCTGCTGGAGCAGGGCGCCAACCGCATTATCATGGACTCAAGGCCGGTGTTTGCCGTGGCCCCCACCACGCCGGCGCTGGCAGATGCCCAGCAGAAGAAGCCAAGGGTGCCGGTGCACATCATCAGCACGGGTCAGTCACCCATGGTGCGATTTATCGGCAACCCGAACCTGTCCGCCAACACCCCCTTCTGGCAGCCCTGGCTGCCGCGCCTGAGAGGCTGGCTGAATGAAGGCAAGTCGGTGTATCTGTTTGTGCATACCGCCGACAATGTCGAGGCCCCGGTCCTGGCGGCCACCATCGCCGAGGCGCTGGACTGCCCCCTGCCCGCCTTTCCCGGCCAGGAGCCCGAGCCCCAAGGCAGTCTTTTTTGA